The genomic stretch GAGTTAAGGGTTAAAGCAGCTACCCCGTGCTTTTCACAAAAATTCAACACTTTTTTCTCATTTGTAAGGAAGACTGCATTCCGTATTTTAGCAACGGCTATACTGTCAGATTCTCCCCTGCCAAAACTCTTTGGCAGTGTTCTTTTGTAGGATGATTCTTCTTGGGATAGGCGAACCATGGTAATGCTGTTTGTTTTGACGAGATTTAGGATCTGTTTTGCGTACTCGTACCCAAGTTCATCGGCTTTCGTTATCTCATTGAAGACATTTGGAGAGATGAAGAGGCGTTTTTCCCTGAAGACAGAGAAGAGAAGAAGCATCTTATCTATTTTTCCAAATGTGGAAAGAATATCCGTATCAATGATGATCATTGTTTTTCTTTAAATTCCGCATCAGATCAACTCCCCTCTTGATTTCTTGCCGTGACTGCCTTGGAACCCTTATCTTAATTCCACGGTCAAGCAGGAGCTTTTTGAACTCCACGAAACTCATTGAAGCAATTTCTGCTGCTTTGCTTAAGGTTACCACTCCTTTTTTGTACATTTCAATAGCTGCAGCTGTTCTGAGCTGACTCTTGGTGTCAAAGAGGTTTCTCAGGGCATCCCTGACTACTTCGGACTTATTGGAATAGTATCCTGCATGAATCACGGCCTCGATTTCTTGTTCATAGAGTTCGGGTATGCTGAACGCGCTTGGCATGTTGATAATAGATGATAACTATTATTATAAAAATGTTTCGGTTTTAGAGAGAGTTTCGAATACATATTTTCTCAGCGTCTGTTTTCCAGTGGAAACTGAGGTCGAGTCCAAAATCAGATATTCTTCTTGGTTTTGCGACGCAGCTGCAATGGAAATAGCGGCGGGATTATTCGAAAATCCCCACTTGTTGTTTACCCATCTGAATCAAAACACATAAATAGGGCAAGTGTTGATGCCTTCTCATGCAGGCCATCAAGTGGTTCAAAGACATCAGAAAGGAGGATGTCGGATCTGTGGGAGGCAAGGGAGCAAACCTTGGCGAGATGTGGAATAATGGATTTCCCGTTCCGGGAGGATTTGCCATTACAGCCCAAGCGTATGCTGAATTCAGGGAAAATGCAGGGATTCGTGATGCGATTAATGATATCCTGAAGACCATCGATGCCGAGGATTCTGAGGATTTGCAGAAGAAAGCCAACAGGATCCAGAAGATTATTGTTGGATCCAGGATTCCTGAAGATATTGCTTCAGAGATTGAGAAAGCATATGATGCATTGGAGGTTATGGAGCAAGGCATGACTGATTCTGCAGATATCGTTGAGGCTGATGAGGAGCCTTTTGTAGCGTGCAGGAGCAGCGCAACTGCAGAGGATCTGCCTGAGGCGAGCTTTGCCGGGCAGCAGGCAACATTTCTGAATGTAAAGGGGGCTTCCCAGGTTCTTGATGCCACAAGAAAATGCTGGGCCTCGCTGTTTACTGCACGGGCAATCTACTATCGCGAGAAGAACAAGTTTGACCATGACCAGGTATTAATTTCTGTGATTGTGCAGAAGATGGTAAATTCTGAGAAGGCAGGGATCATGTTTTCCATCAATCCTGCAACCAATAATTCCAAGGAGATCATGATTGAGGCAGTGTATGGATTAGGAGAGACGATTGTTGGGGGCCAGGTCAATCCGGACCTCTACATTATTGATAAGGAGCTGCTGGAGATCAAGCAGAAAGAGGTCAAATCACAGAGAATCGGGCTGTTCAGGAATTCTGAAGGCAAGAATGTGGAGAGGAACCTTCCTGTGGAGGATCAGGGAAAACAGAAGCTTTCTGACAAGGAGATTGAGGAGCTTGCAGGCATCGGCAAGAAGATTGAGAAGCATTATGGCAAAGCACAGGACATCGAATGGGCTGTTGAAAAGGGCAGGATCTATATTGTGCAGAGCAGGGCTGTGACAACACTCAAAAGAACAGCTGAAGAGCTGAAGGAGGAGGCTGAGGAAGAAGGGAAGATCGAGGGAAACATCCTTACAAAAGGGCTGACTGCTTCAGGCGGAACAGCCTCCGGGCCTGTCAAAGTGATCCATGATCTCAATGAGCTTGACAGGGTGCTTAAGGGAGATGTCCTTGTTGTCTCTATGACTAATCCTGACATGGTTCCTGCGATGAAACGAGCTGCAGCCATTGTAACTGATGAAGGAGGGATTACATGCCATGCTGCTATTGTTTCGAGAGAGATGGGGGTCCCCTGCATTGTTGGAACAACGAATGCAACAAGTGTGTTGAAAGATGGGCAGATCATCACAGTTGCAGCTTCCCATGGTGTGGTGTTTGAAGGAAAAGTGGGGCATGAGACTTCAAGGGAGATCCATGCATTCAAGGCGAGCAAGCTGAGGACAAAGACCCAAGTTAAGGTGATTGCCGATCTGCCGGAATATGCAGAGAGGGCTGCAACAACAGGAGCAGATGGAGTAGGGCTCTGCAGGCTGGAATTTATGATTGCTGACAATGGGGTGCATCCGGCATGGTATATAAGAGAAGGGAAGGAGGGAGAGTATACTGCAATGCTTGTTGAGAACCTTTCAAAGATTGCAGGAGCCTTTGAAGGAAAGCCGGTCTGGGTCAGAACTTCGGATATACGGACAGATGAGTACAGGAACCTGAAGGGAGCTGACAGAGAGCCGAAAGAAAGCGATCCGATGATAGGGTGGCATGCGATACGGAGAGGA from Candidatus Nanoarchaeia archaeon encodes the following:
- a CDS encoding UPF0175 family protein produces the protein MPSAFSIPELYEQEIEAVIHAGYYSNKSEVVRDALRNLFDTKSQLRTAAAIEMYKKGVVTLSKAAEIASMSFVEFKKLLLDRGIKIRVPRQSRQEIKRGVDLMRNLKKNNDHH
- the ppsA gene encoding phosphoenolpyruvate synthase, with translation MQAIKWFKDIRKEDVGSVGGKGANLGEMWNNGFPVPGGFAITAQAYAEFRENAGIRDAINDILKTIDAEDSEDLQKKANRIQKIIVGSRIPEDIASEIEKAYDALEVMEQGMTDSADIVEADEEPFVACRSSATAEDLPEASFAGQQATFLNVKGASQVLDATRKCWASLFTARAIYYREKNKFDHDQVLISVIVQKMVNSEKAGIMFSINPATNNSKEIMIEAVYGLGETIVGGQVNPDLYIIDKELLEIKQKEVKSQRIGLFRNSEGKNVERNLPVEDQGKQKLSDKEIEELAGIGKKIEKHYGKAQDIEWAVEKGRIYIVQSRAVTTLKRTAEELKEEAEEEGKIEGNILTKGLTASGGTASGPVKVIHDLNELDRVLKGDVLVVSMTNPDMVPAMKRAAAIVTDEGGITCHAAIVSREMGVPCIVGTTNATSVLKDGQIITVAASHGVVFEGKVGHETSREIHAFKASKLRTKTQVKVIADLPEYAERAATTGADGVGLCRLEFMIADNGVHPAWYIREGKEGEYTAMLVENLSKIAGAFEGKPVWVRTSDIRTDEYRNLKGADREPKESDPMIGWHAIRRGLDEPKILKAEFQAVKELHKRGFTNVGVMIPFVIRASEVAAAKEIMREVGMEPLEDVEFGVMVETPAACWIIDELCREGISFVSFGTNDLTQLTLGIDRNNEKIAKLFDEMHPAVLGEIEMVLSVAKKYGVQT